ACAGTTTGATTGGACAAAAGGGGTAATTCTCATGAAAGCGCAGAGGCACTTGCTGTTGCTTCGTGTTTTCACGATTCGTTTTTGAACCCCTAATATTTACCACAACACCACGCCCACTTTCATCGAGTTCTATATCAGCGTAGGTTAAAGCAATCACTTCTGACTTTCTGAACGCACCAAACCACATCCAGCTAAATAATAGTGCATCCCTTAAACCAACCAAGTTTGTTAAATCAATATTGGCAATGAGCCGATGATAAGCTTTGAATCGCAATGCCGGTGCTTGCTTAGGTCGGTAATCATCAGTTGTGCGAATGGCTTGTAATGCTTTTTTAATGCGTGCTGAATCAGAAAATGTCGGAAAATTCGATGCTTGGTGCTTTGCATTAATGCTGGCAAGCTGGCGTAAAATACTAGTACGGCTACGCTTTTTATCTTTATAAAGATGCATTAAATAAAGGCCCACCGTCATCGAATCTGCTGGTAAAGCCATCAACCCACGCTCAAAACAGTAGACCTTAAACTGTGCCCAATCAGACTCATAAGCTTTTTGAGTCGTATGCGCATAGCGAGCTTTTTTAGTTTCTTCATTAAATCGCCGCTGCTCGTCTTCAAACGAGATCACGATTTTTTCCTTAATCGTTGCTTGGCCTTATTAAGCGCCACATCACGTGCGGCGATTTTTTGCTTAAGTGTTCCTAATTCAGTGCGAATATCATTACGTGCCGCCATTAGCATATCGATGACTTTTTGCTGACCGCGTTGTTCTTTATTTGCTTGAGCAAGAGTTTCAATTTGCGCACGTTTTGCAAGATCAAGTTCTCTATAGAGCCGAGCGGTTTCTTTATTATAAATTTCGTTCAAATCATCGTGACGATTCTGAAGATCTATACATTTTCTAACTTGAATATCCAACGCTTCTTCAAGTTTAGCTGCTTCTTCTTTAAGCAAAGCCTGACTCTCATCATATTGCTTAGATAATTTCAGTCGCTGATCTTCGGCCTTTTTTTCAGATTCAGCGAGTGTCGTTTTCAATTCTTGTATTTGAGCTTCTTTGAGCTGTACAGATTCTTCCAGAGATTCCTGTCCACGCTTGAGTTCGCTTATTTTCTCAATATATCCCTCAGTCAATGTGTATACTGTATCTTGCTGATTGCGTAGATGCTCAATCTCTTGTTGATACGCCTTTTCTGATGCATCAAAAGCAATTTGCCGTTGATTAAATCCATCAATTAACTGAGCATAGTGCTCTTCTAGTGATGCTTCTTTTTGTTGCAGTGAGGCAAGCAAGCGTTTTTCTTTCTCGCGATACTTTTTCTCTAAGGACTGAACCAGAGAGCTTAATAATAACTCATCCTCTTGCTCTAAATTGAGATCCCCAAGATCAATCGTCGGTAAGTTTAGCGTTTCTTGTTCTATTTTTTCTGCATTAAACGACTTCACTGTCTTGGCAATACGATCCACGGACCCCTTATTATTGAGTTCTGCGCGTACAGCCGTCACAGTCGCACGGCGTTTCGGATGTTTCGCCGCCGCCCGCGCACATGCTTGTCTGATAACTTCAATCTCTGTCACTGTACTACCTCAACATTTTTATCTATTTTAACCCAACTCTTTTGTCGTCGATTGAGAAAAATAAAGAAATTTTTCACAACACATTATTTTTTATATATTTCATAAAGCATTCTTATTTCTCAATAGAGAAATATAAATAAGAACAAGCATAATAAAAATTAAAAATAACCAATAATTTGACCAATTTGCATCTTTAAGCACATCTAAAATGTGGGCACATTTATCATAAAAGCCACTAACTATTCTAGCCATAAATAAAACGAAGGATAAAGGATATGTATACACAACATGATTAAACCGTACAATAAAGCCAATTAGTGACCAGCCAATAAGTAGTAAAGCACAAGCGCTTAGAACAATTGTAACTATCTCACTGCTTTCATACCACTTTAATTGATCACATTCGACTACTTCAGTTTCCGCCTCCCTTTTAGCCTTCCATTTTAAAACCCTTTTGATTTTTTTCTTGAATTTCAAACTGTTCAAATTCATCAAAGTATTCCCCGTAACCTAGCTTAGATAAAGACCAAATATGATTGTCAGGCTTGCTTTGTAATTGACGCAACCACTCTACTTTAAGTGCGTCTGCTTCAGCACGGCTTTTCATCCTTTTTTTATTTAATAAAGGATCTACTTTCTCGGACATGCTCTCTCCTTTAATTTTAAGCAAATCAAGCTCATCACTGAGGTGGCTTATAGTTCGCTTGGATATTGAAAGATTGAATGGGTGATTTTTCGGTAGGATACAGACGGAAAACCACAGCGACAAAACACAGGACGACAACAGACGCGATAGCTACGATAACAGGTAAACGCAAGGCTCGACCAATATCAACGATAAATAGATATACCTCAGATAAGATGGTTGCTGTCATACTCAGCACATTCTTCAATTTCATTTTAATCCTCGTTTTTAAATATTTGGCGCTTGAGCCTGTGGCTTTTTAACATCCAATCAATGTTCACCATTTGTCTTCGAAGGTGTCGCATCCACTTTAATCGTAAACACTTGAGCAGGAAGTTGGTTATCAACTTCGCTTTGAGTAAGCCCTAGATAGGCATTCACACCACAATAGATGGCCACAAATAGCAAGACTGCCTGCAAGACATAATAACCCCATAACATACCAACCTCCTCTTTTTAAATTCTGTGAGCTTTTCTCTACTCATTTCGCCTCAGATTTTAATTATTTATCTATTATCGTTATTTTATCGTAATATCGTTAAATAATCAATAGGTTCCGATAATTTTATTTGTACATAACAATGACTTATGTTACAGCGGTTCTATAGAAAGAAGAAGTCAAATCGACAAAATCAATTTCAGAGCAGTGAAAGATACCCGCAACCACAAGGAAAAGCCATGTGTTTGAGCTACAATTCATCTTGTTTTAAAAAAATTCTGTAATCCACATGTCGTTTCGCCCTCCGTCATATGAAGTGCAACACCCAGTAGAGAGTTCAGTCCCATAAAGATAAACTCTCTAGTTCGCCTTTTTGACTTAGAGGGTACAGATGGCTTATCGACACTTAAATGAAAAAGATCGTTTTTATATCGAACAACGTTTATCAGAAGGGGATTCCATGAGATCAATTGCTAGAGAGCTTGGCTTTGCTCCTAGCACAGTCAGTCGTGAGACTAAACGGCATACCCCGAGCGACTTTAACGGTCTTTATTGCCATCGTTTAGCCACGCGTTGTGCACAAGAAAAACGTGCTTACGCTAAGCAGGGTCAGGCTTTTCAGAAAATTTCTGAGAAAGCAAAAGTATTGATTCATGAGCGGTTAAGCACCCATACGTCACCCGATGTTATTAGTAAAGAACTTATACAGGAGCATGATATCCAAGTGAGCGAGAGCACCATCTACCGTTATATTCATGAGGATCGAGAGAAAGGAGGAGAGCTTTACAAAAGCCTGCCCCACTCTGGAAAACCTTATAAGAAGAAGGTGAAAAGTGGCGATAAAACTAAAATACCTAACCGCGTTGGTATTGAGCAAAGGCCCGCTATTGCTGACGAAAAGACTGAATTTGGTCATTTTGAAATTGATACGATAGTAGGTCGAGATCACAAGTCTTACTTGTTAACCCTTGTCGATAAAGCCAATAAGATGTGTTGTATAAGAAAAATGGCTAACAAATGTGCAGAAACCGTTGTTGAGACCTTCAGAAGTATAGTCGCCTCAACGTTCTTTGACTTTAAAACGATTACCTCAGATAACGGGACAGAGTTCGCTGGTCATGAGGATATTTCAAAGATTACTGATGCTGACTTCTATTTTGCTAGACCTTACCGCTCTTGTGGCAGAGGTTTAAATGAGCACACAAATGGTTTGATAAGACGCTTTCTTCCTAAAGGGACGGATTTTAATGAAATAAGTGATGATGAAATAGCAAAAATAGAGCATACATTGAATGCGAGAAGAAGGGCGAGTTTAGATTATCGCGCACCTAATCACGTTTTTTTAGAGAATTTAATGGCGGCTTAGTGTAGAGTGGTGTTGCACTTCATATGACGGAGGGCGTTTTCAATCAATGTAAACACAGTGATAGAATATAGCCTGGTTAGATTAAGCTTTGTTCTGGTACTTTTTATCTTTTTCATATGTTAGGTTTGGAGATAATCTCCTGCAATCTATAAACGATGAGGAATGAAATGACAGTGAATAATCAAAATAAGTGAAAAGAATTATTCAAATTTTTA
Above is a genomic segment from Piscirickettsia litoralis containing:
- a CDS encoding tyrosine-type recombinase/integrase, with the translated sequence MISFEDEQRRFNEETKKARYAHTTQKAYESDWAQFKVYCFERGLMALPADSMTVGLYLMHLYKDKKRSRTSILRQLASINAKHQASNFPTFSDSARIKKALQAIRTTDDYRPKQAPALRFKAYHRLIANIDLTNLVGLRDALLFSWMWFGAFRKSEVIALTYADIELDESGRGVVVNIRGSKTNRENTKQQQVPLRFHENYPFCPIKLFRLWSQKTDLKSGFIICRIDKSLGDDLSEEKLKLSNLPLHPVYVNRILAQRLTQAGLPTQYSPHSFRSGFLSEAAHVGVSVQELKAVSQHSSSEIEKYIRQYNLLEDTASQKILSSHQSLLINKG
- a CDS encoding coiled-coil domain-containing protein, with the translated sequence MTEIEVIRQACARAAAKHPKRRATVTAVRAELNNKGSVDRIAKTVKSFNAEKIEQETLNLPTIDLGDLNLEQEDELLLSSLVQSLEKKYREKEKRLLASLQQKEASLEEHYAQLIDGFNQRQIAFDASEKAYQQEIEHLRNQQDTVYTLTEGYIEKISELKRGQESLEESVQLKEAQIQELKTTLAESEKKAEDQRLKLSKQYDESQALLKEEAAKLEEALDIQVRKCIDLQNRHDDLNEIYNKETARLYRELDLAKRAQIETLAQANKEQRGQQKVIDMLMAARNDIRTELGTLKQKIAARDVALNKAKQRLRKKS
- a CDS encoding IS30 family transposase produces the protein MAYRHLNEKDRFYIEQRLSEGDSMRSIARELGFAPSTVSRETKRHTPSDFNGLYCHRLATRCAQEKRAYAKQGQAFQKISEKAKVLIHERLSTHTSPDVISKELIQEHDIQVSESTIYRYIHEDREKGGELYKSLPHSGKPYKKKVKSGDKTKIPNRVGIEQRPAIADEKTEFGHFEIDTIVGRDHKSYLLTLVDKANKMCCIRKMANKCAETVVETFRSIVASTFFDFKTITSDNGTEFAGHEDISKITDADFYFARPYRSCGRGLNEHTNGLIRRFLPKGTDFNEISDDEIAKIEHTLNARRRASLDYRAPNHVFLENLMAA